Proteins from a single region of Primulina tabacum isolate GXHZ01 chromosome 5, ASM2559414v2, whole genome shotgun sequence:
- the LOC142545891 gene encoding uncharacterized protein LOC142545891, producing MYDARTHDRQGYCYISDNFIEDARNSSQDDDGGNHSNTCGEKIVMFRPEYHRESMEADDSGVCSPPLWKNHPSPPKSPSEPLLGDHNYSSLSPNSRTQAIVRGQWELMEMVKNMPESSYELTLRDLVENPTSDQTGTTSPKYERSSRNSQQREGVKVKKQESYKKHEKKMMRSGSFENKGLFLNMVFPFSFKSKKKKGFASNNSGKVSPKPEIVKGVAEKDWWKKRFTGSGDSDSSRTSNSSGSSGSSGSNGRRSTRETRTRNGFLSGCWPCFISSKREKNM from the exons ATGTATGATGCAAGAACACACGATCGCCAAGGTTACTGTTATATCTCCGATAATTTCATAGAAGATGCTAGAAATTCATCACAAGATGATGATGGCGGTAATCATAGCAACACGTGTGGCGAAAAAATAGTTATGTTTCGGCCCGAATATCATCGGGAATCCATGGAAGCTGATGATTCTGGTGTTTGCTCCCCACCCTTATGGAAGAACCATCCAAGCCCACCAAAAAGTCCCTCAGAGCCCCTTTTAGGGGACCATAATTACAGTTCTTTATCGCCAAATTCAAGAACACAAGCCATTGTTAGGGGGCAGTGGGAGCTCATGGAAATGGTGAAGAACATGCCCGAATCATCCTACGAACTTACCTTAAGAGACCTTGTCGAGAATCCCACCTCGGATCAAACGGGAACAACATCGCCGAAATACGAAAGATCGTCGAGAAATTCGCAGCAGAGGGAAGGGGTCAAGGTTAAGAAGCAAGAGAGTTACAAGAAGCATGAAAAGAAAATGATGAGAAGCGGGAGTTTTGAAAACAAGGGGCTGTTTCTGAACATGGTGTTTCCCTTTTCCTTCAAGTCCAAGAAAAAGAAGGGCTTTGCGAGTAACAATAGCGGCAAAGTTTCTCCCAAGCCTGAGATAGTAAAGGGGGTAGCTGAAAAAGATTGGTGGAAGAAGAGATTCACGGGTTCGGGCGACAGTGATAGTAGCAGAACGAGTAATAGCAGCGGCAGCAGCGGAAGCAGCGGCAGTAATGGCCGCCGGAGCACCAGGGAAACTAG AACAAGAAATGGCTTCCTATCTGGGTGCTGGCCCTGTTTCATCAGTTCCAAAAGAGAAAAGAACATGTAG